A window of the Pyrodictium abyssi genome harbors these coding sequences:
- a CDS encoding replication factor C small subunit, translated as MSSSIAELLWAEKYRPRSLDEIVNQEEIVRRLKKFVEEKNMPHLLFVGPPGTGKTTAAHALAHDLYGENYMQYMLELNASDERGIDTIRTKVKEFARSRTPPNIPFKIVLLDEADNMTADAQQALRRLMEMYTAFTRFILIANFPSKIIEPIQSRCAIFRFTPLKKEDVIARLKWICEQEGCKYTEEGLETIYEVSEGDMRRAINILQAAAALGTVTPEIVYKVVGLAHPKEIREIIRLALDGEFLKARERLRTLMINYGLSGVDVIKQIHREIFGQELKIPEEIRVLIADYTGEIQFRLVEGADDEIQLNAFLAWLTLLGQKLRGSS; from the coding sequence TTGAGTTCGAGTATTGCTGAGCTACTCTGGGCTGAGAAGTATCGCCCAAGATCGCTCGATGAGATTGTTAACCAGGAAGAGATAGTAAGGAGGCTTAAGAAGTTTGTAGAAGAGAAGAATATGCCGCATCTACTATTCGTTGGGCCCCCGGGTACTGGAAAGACCACAGCAGCTCATGCACTGGCGCATGACCTCTATGGCGAGAACTATATGCAGTACATGCTAGAGCTAAATGCCAGTGATGAGCGGGGCATAGACACTATAAGGACTAAGGTAAAAGAGTTTGCGCGTAGCAGGACACCACCAAACATACCATTTAAGATAGTGTTGCTTGACGAGGCAGACAACATGACAGCTGATGCACAGCAAGCGTTGCGTCGGCTAATGGAGATGTACACCGCGTTTACCCGCTTCATACTAATAGCCAACTTCCCAAGTAAGATAATCGAGCCCATCCAGTCACGCTGTGCGATATTCAGGTTCACGCCGCTAAAGAAGGAGGACGTGATAGCTAGGCTCAAATGGATATGCGAGCAGGAGGGCTGCAAGTATACGGAGGAAGGCCTTGAGACAATATACGAGGTTAGCGAGGGCGACATGAGGCGCGCAATAAACATACTGCAGGCGGCAGCGGCGCTCGGCACGGTGACTCCAGAGATAGTATATAAGGTCGTAGGGCTTGCCCATCCGAAGGAGATAAGAGAGATAATTCGGCTAGCGCTTGACGGCGAGTTCCTCAAGGCTAGGGAGAGACTTAGGACACTTATGATAAACTACGGGCTAAGCGGTGTTGACGTTATAAAGCAGATACATAGAGAGATATTCGGCCAAGAGCTAAAGATTCCAGAGGAAATAAGAGTCTTAATTGCAGACTACACTGGCGAGATACAGTTCAGGCTGGTAGAAGGTGCTGACGACGAGATACAGCTTAACGCATTCCTTGCATGGCTTACACTGCTAGGGCAGAAGCTGCGAGGCTCATCCTAG
- a CDS encoding replication factor C large subunit: MTTKNLPWVIKYRPRRIDEVVDQEQAKEKFLPWLRRWLQGRPPEKKAALFYGPAGVGKTSLVEAAAHEYGLEIIEMNASDFRRREDIERIAKIAATQYSLFGRKRIILLDEVDGISGTADKGGLDAILDLINATRHPIVMTANDPWDQKLRPLREAALMIPFNRLSERYVVQALKRICLAEKIECEDAALKLIAQRSEGDLRSAINDLQAIAEGYGRVTVDIVKGVLASRDRQYSPWEMLRHLFMAKYAWQAKRAVTHADLDYTTMLQWINENIAVQYSDPEDIWRAHESLARADIFMGRIMRSQSWDLLSYVFDLAGPGVALARKKSKFKWAKYQFPQKILLLARTKETREIRDAIAEVIAKRLHVSRARAKSEVLPLLSVIFRERPDYAARLAIGYNLTDGMVKYLAGPMYNQVKEHINMLLLRLEKPSTVTTITPASSATGTQKQTAVSTGARASSSSASTSRRRASTGRRSSSRRRRKGGGTQTTLPI; the protein is encoded by the coding sequence GTGACAACTAAGAATCTTCCATGGGTAATAAAGTATAGGCCGCGTAGAATCGATGAAGTAGTAGACCAAGAGCAGGCCAAGGAAAAGTTCCTGCCATGGCTTAGGCGGTGGCTCCAAGGTCGCCCGCCGGAAAAGAAGGCAGCACTGTTCTACGGTCCTGCAGGTGTGGGTAAGACAAGCCTAGTCGAGGCTGCAGCCCATGAGTACGGCTTAGAAATAATCGAGATGAACGCTTCCGACTTTCGGAGACGCGAGGACATAGAGAGGATAGCAAAAATAGCAGCAACCCAGTATAGCCTATTTGGGCGTAAACGAATAATCCTACTCGACGAGGTAGATGGTATCTCAGGTACTGCTGACAAGGGAGGCCTTGACGCAATCCTCGACCTCATTAATGCTACGCGACATCCGATAGTTATGACCGCTAATGACCCCTGGGACCAAAAGCTTCGTCCTCTTCGTGAAGCGGCGCTGATGATACCGTTTAACAGGTTGTCTGAGCGATATGTTGTACAGGCTTTGAAGAGGATATGCTTGGCCGAGAAAATAGAGTGCGAGGATGCAGCACTAAAGCTCATAGCGCAGCGCTCTGAAGGCGATCTGCGCTCCGCTATTAACGACTTGCAAGCGATAGCTGAGGGTTATGGCAGAGTAACAGTGGACATTGTCAAGGGGGTGCTGGCGTCGAGAGATAGGCAGTACTCGCCATGGGAAATGCTGCGGCACTTGTTCATGGCTAAGTATGCGTGGCAGGCCAAGAGGGCTGTTACGCATGCAGACCTAGACTATACTACGATGCTTCAGTGGATAAACGAGAATATCGCTGTACAGTATAGCGACCCCGAGGATATATGGAGGGCTCACGAGTCCTTAGCGCGTGCAGACATATTCATGGGTCGAATAATGCGGTCCCAGTCGTGGGACCTATTATCCTACGTATTCGACTTGGCGGGGCCAGGTGTCGCGCTAGCTCGAAAGAAGAGTAAGTTCAAATGGGCAAAGTACCAGTTCCCGCAGAAAATACTGCTACTAGCACGCACAAAAGAGACACGCGAGATAAGGGACGCTATAGCTGAGGTGATAGCAAAACGGCTACATGTATCAAGAGCCAGAGCTAAGAGTGAAGTATTGCCCCTTCTATCTGTTATCTTCCGTGAGCGCCCAGACTATGCTGCACGTTTGGCGATAGGGTACAATCTAACAGATGGTATGGTAAAGTATTTGGCGGGGCCGATGTACAACCAGGTAAAGGAGCACATCAACATGTTACTACTTAGGCTTGAAAAACCAAGCACTGTAACAACAATCACGCCAGCCAGCTCGGCTACAGGGACACAAAAGCAGACAGCAGTGTCCACAGGTGCTCGTGCGTCCTCTAGCTCCGCTAGTACGTCGAGACGCAGAGCTAGTACTGGCAGAAGGTCGTCCTCAAGGCGTCGGAGAAAGGGCGGTGGGACACAAACTACACTTCCGATATAG
- the moaC gene encoding cyclic pyranopterin monophosphate synthase MoaC, which yields MEASPASKPKMVDISRKPTIYREATAYGRIKLRKSTIEAIKKGLVEKGDPLFVAAIAGIQAAKMTPQLLPMCHPIEITNVDVKCFIEDDNHIGCRAKVRAMARTGVEMEALTAVSVALLNIWDMVKKVEKDEHGLYPETAIEKIIVEEKVKAELE from the coding sequence ATGGAGGCCTCCCCGGCTTCTAAGCCAAAAATGGTGGACATATCCCGGAAGCCTACTATTTACCGTGAAGCTACAGCCTACGGTAGGATTAAGTTAAGGAAGTCCACTATAGAAGCTATAAAGAAGGGCTTAGTAGAGAAGGGTGACCCCCTATTCGTTGCCGCCATAGCTGGTATACAGGCCGCAAAAATGACTCCACAGCTACTACCTATGTGTCATCCTATAGAAATAACAAACGTTGACGTGAAGTGCTTCATAGAGGACGACAACCATATAGGTTGTAGGGCCAAGGTAAGGGCCATGGCAAGAACAGGTGTAGAAATGGAAGCTCTAACCGCCGTTAGTGTAGCGTTACTAAACATCTGGGACATGGTGAAAAAGGTGGAGAAAGACGAGCACGGCCTCTACCCCGAGACAGCAATAGAGAAGATAATAGTGGAAGAGAAGGTTAAGGCCGAACTAGAGTAG
- a CDS encoding helix-turn-helix transcriptional regulator: MNTANADIARILGSKGKIKIIYVLAKNGQLNITRIVKDTRLHHRLVEQHLEELKSIGLVEEQRIGRLRLFNLRYDNPKTALIIEFLRTLDGLA, encoded by the coding sequence ATGAACACCGCCAATGCCGACATAGCAAGGATACTTGGAAGCAAAGGCAAGATAAAGATAATATATGTTCTCGCGAAAAACGGCCAGCTAAACATAACCAGGATAGTTAAGGACACTAGACTTCACCACAGGCTCGTAGAACAGCATCTTGAAGAGCTAAAGTCTATAGGACTCGTAGAAGAGCAGCGCATTGGCAGACTCAGACTTTTCAACTTAAGGTACGATAACCCTAAGACTGCACTGATAATAGAGTTTCTGAGAACCCTTGACGGCTTAGCATAG
- a CDS encoding ORC1-type DNA replication protein, whose product MPTARDIIESVLEHPSVFKSREKLYPEYVPAYLPHREEQLKSLATYFRPLLLEPGTISQRVLLVGSIGTGKSATARRFGSDFKHLARQRGIKLEYVHVNCHRDRTLYFVVQEIARQLHIPIPPRGLSAQEMFQIILKHLENRDIYAIITLDEFDYFIEVAGNDAVYFLVRTYDEHPELTKRISYIFITRGLTSLSRLDSATESYLVRNVIHFKPYTSSELFDILKYRSGEAFYEGTVGDDVLNYVSELVGVDTGGSGNARLALEILMLAGTEADNEGSPIVTIEHVRKAFAKTNPNLSIMINDVIKHLPLHELLILLAAIRVLRRSSEAYVRIGEVEEEYQNICEEIGEKPRRHTQIYEYVMDLKKRGVIDARVSGKGYRGKSTLIGISIGPLELLEKHVAEIIEYKRDTE is encoded by the coding sequence ATGCCTACGGCACGTGACATAATCGAAAGTGTCCTAGAGCACCCATCCGTGTTCAAGAGCAGAGAGAAACTGTACCCAGAGTACGTGCCAGCATATCTCCCCCATCGAGAGGAGCAGCTCAAGAGCCTTGCAACGTACTTCCGTCCACTACTCCTAGAGCCCGGCACTATATCCCAGCGCGTACTGCTAGTAGGCAGCATAGGTACAGGCAAAAGCGCAACCGCAAGGAGATTTGGAAGCGACTTTAAACACCTCGCACGCCAGCGTGGTATAAAGCTCGAGTACGTTCACGTCAACTGTCACAGAGACCGGACACTATACTTCGTCGTACAGGAAATAGCGCGCCAACTCCATATACCTATACCACCACGCGGCTTGTCAGCCCAAGAAATGTTCCAGATAATCCTCAAGCATCTTGAAAACAGAGACATATACGCCATTATAACGCTCGACGAGTTTGACTACTTCATAGAAGTTGCTGGAAATGACGCCGTATACTTCCTCGTACGTACGTACGACGAGCACCCAGAGCTAACAAAGAGGATAAGCTACATATTCATAACTAGGGGATTAACGAGTCTAAGCAGGCTAGACTCAGCAACAGAGAGCTATCTAGTCAGGAACGTCATTCATTTCAAACCGTACACGAGTTCGGAGCTGTTCGACATACTAAAGTATAGGAGCGGCGAAGCCTTCTACGAAGGCACAGTTGGTGACGACGTTCTCAACTATGTCTCGGAGCTAGTCGGTGTGGATACTGGAGGGAGCGGCAATGCAAGACTGGCACTAGAAATACTGATGCTTGCCGGTACGGAAGCAGATAATGAAGGCTCGCCAATAGTGACTATAGAGCATGTCAGAAAAGCCTTTGCAAAGACTAACCCTAATCTATCAATAATGATAAACGACGTGATAAAACATCTACCACTCCATGAGCTGCTCATACTTCTAGCCGCTATACGAGTGCTAAGACGCTCATCTGAGGCCTATGTGAGGATAGGCGAGGTAGAAGAAGAGTACCAGAACATATGCGAGGAAATAGGCGAGAAACCCAGACGCCATACACAGATCTATGAGTATGTGATGGACCTGAAGAAGAGGGGCGTCATCGACGCCCGCGTATCTGGGAAAGGCTACCGCGGAAAGAGTACACTAATAGGCATTAGTATAGGACCCCTTGAGCTCCTAGAGAAGCATGTAGCAGAGATCATAGAATACAAGAGGGATACAGAATGA
- the eno gene encoding phosphopyruvate hydratase, with amino-acid sequence MGLPARLRDDFVIEDVRARMILDSRGNPTVEAEVVTRSGFGRAAAPAGASKGLHEAIELRDGGKEFNGKGVSRAVYNVNNIIAPRLRGLDSRKQRLIDFIMCQLDGTPNKSRLGANAIVAVSLAVAKAAADTAGVPLYEYLGGAGGTFILPAPLLNIINGGAHAGNELTFQEFMIVPVGADTFAEAIRIAAEVYHMLKQVLKDRYGAIAVNVGDEGGYAPPMKSNREALDALREAVSRAGYTPGNEVLFALDAAASHFYDTEKNVYIVDDRPLTRDELLEYYVSLVNEYPIASIEDPFYEEDFEAHAELTRRIGNRVLIVGDDLYVTNLERLKKGIEHGASNAALLKVNQIGTLTEAMDYARAAMYNGMRVIVSHRSGETEDTTISHIAVGLRAGFIKTGAPARGERTAKYNELLRIEEELAGDAIYAGKLAYKGLVYLYTSGY; translated from the coding sequence ATGTACGCGCCAGGATGATTCTAGACTCTCGAGGCAATCCTACTGTCGAGGCTGAGGTAGTAACGCGTAGCGGTTTTGGCCGCGCTGCAGCCCCTGCGGGTGCTTCTAAGGGTCTTCACGAGGCTATCGAGCTCAGAGATGGCGGGAAAGAGTTTAACGGCAAGGGTGTTAGTAGGGCTGTTTATAACGTTAACAATATAATTGCTCCACGGCTACGTGGTCTCGATTCGCGGAAGCAGAGACTCATAGACTTCATAATGTGCCAGCTTGACGGCACGCCTAACAAGTCTAGGCTCGGAGCTAACGCGATAGTCGCGGTTTCGCTAGCCGTAGCTAAGGCTGCTGCAGACACTGCCGGTGTTCCTCTATACGAGTACCTCGGCGGTGCTGGTGGCACCTTTATCCTGCCGGCACCCCTTCTCAACATAATTAATGGCGGCGCCCATGCCGGCAACGAGCTTACATTCCAAGAGTTCATGATAGTGCCTGTTGGCGCGGATACATTCGCTGAGGCTATACGTATAGCTGCTGAAGTGTATCATATGCTTAAGCAGGTTCTGAAGGATCGTTATGGGGCTATTGCGGTGAATGTTGGCGACGAGGGTGGCTATGCGCCTCCTATGAAGAGTAACAGAGAGGCGCTTGATGCCCTTCGCGAAGCTGTATCTAGGGCCGGGTATACGCCCGGTAACGAAGTACTATTCGCTCTTGATGCTGCTGCGTCGCACTTCTATGACACTGAGAAGAACGTGTACATTGTTGACGATAGGCCTCTCACCAGAGACGAGCTCTTAGAGTACTACGTTAGTCTTGTAAATGAATATCCTATTGCGAGCATAGAAGATCCGTTCTACGAGGAGGACTTTGAAGCACATGCCGAGCTAACCCGGCGTATAGGTAATAGGGTCTTAATAGTAGGCGATGACCTCTATGTGACTAACTTAGAACGGCTTAAGAAGGGCATAGAGCATGGCGCTTCTAATGCTGCACTGCTTAAGGTTAACCAGATAGGAACTCTGACAGAGGCCATGGATTATGCCCGTGCAGCTATGTATAATGGTATGCGTGTAATAGTCAGCCACCGTAGCGGAGAGACTGAGGATACTACGATATCCCATATAGCTGTAGGTTTACGGGCTGGCTTCATCAAGACTGGCGCCCCCGCAAGGGGAGAACGAACAGCAAAGTACAATGAGCTGCTGCGTATAGAGGAGGAGCTAGCAGGCGATGCTATATACGCAGGAAAACTCGCATACAAGGGATTAGTGTATCTATATACATCCGGCTACTAA